The genomic region tctCTTTAagtatgaaataaaataaaataaagtaatagAAAAATTTATGTTTTTCTAGTGAGAGAGTTTTGCAAGGACTTTATGGCGTTGTTGGAGTCAATGGTACACTAATTTTTGAAGTAGGATCACTTAACTTTTATGTATTTATTGTGGCGCTCTTCAAGGTGCCACAAATATGGGTGATCTCATCCTTTTAAATGGCAATGTCCTTTCCTATCTCTATAATAGTTGTTGTTGAAGCTATAATGTTGATGATATCTATCAAGGACATCCTTGGTATAATTAGATATGTTTAATGTGTTCTATAGATCTAAATTTATCAAACACTTGCTATTATTGTAATTTGAACATATGATATAAGTCTACCCTTTGATTTCTTCCCATCCCAAACCCTCCTCTCAACCTACCATTAGCTCACAAGCTTCTAGAAAAACAATTCAAGGCTAATACATCAAATAAAAACGTTCCTCCTCCTAAGCATTCTTCAAGATCTAGTGGTCTAATATCTTAAAATTATCTCAAAACCTTTGGAGTATAGGAAATTTGTTCAACCTCCTGGTCCTCCTCTTGGGGGGAATTCTATTGCAAAATATATGAGAGCCTCACTATCGGCTTCAATGCTATCTTAACCAGCAACTAAGATTGTTCGGCATGGTTCTCCTCCTCTTGTTGGGAAATGTAGGTGTTATACCTTGCCAATGATTTTGCAATTTGAGGGATAATATGTGTGATAAAAATAGAGACATGTCTACCTTAATTTTTTCATAGGAAGTTTTGAATTGAGTGATACTCTTTTCAATATAGTTATTCCACTCTAGATGAGATGGATAACAAGGAGACAATTCTTGACACTTGTTTATGAATTATATAGATCCTAAATTGTTTGATGTCTAATAAACCACCCTTGGAAGCTTTTCATTTTAGATGCTCAATTATTATTTCTAGGTCTAAACATTTTCTATTTAAAAGAggtttaatttttctttctttcaacaacttgcGATGTCATTTGACCTTTGAGTTATGTTTTGTATATTAAACATGAAGTAGATGAAGGTGTTGTTGTCACCTTTCTCTCTCCTTTATGGTACCAACACTTAGCTGACTAGGGATGAGACCACACTAATTAAGCATTATTGGTTCTTTTCAACAATAATAATCATTCATTTGAactcattaaataatttatttaatttatgttaaGAGATCTATCCTATAGAGGTGGATTGTCAATTTAGGGCATGTCACCACTTGGATTTTGTGTAGGGATTTTAATATGATTAAAATGGACCATAAAAAATATGGGGCCTTACCTATGTGATGGATAGTTGGTGAAAGAAAGCTGTGGTTCTCCATGCATAATAAATTAAGACTTTTTAATCCTAATCTTGGTTGCCACAAAGATCATACAATGTGGTACACTTGGAGTAATCTTAGAGTAGGGTATGGTAGAGTAATCAAGCATCTCAATCATACTATGATGTGAGCAAAATTATTTTTCTCCTTAAACTATTATTTTTTTCTAGTGGACCCTTTGTTAAATGTGTTCCTTTTATACCACTTTCAATATAGTTTCATATTTAGTAGCATTTTTCTATGCCCAAGGTCATTAAGACTCAATTATCCAGATAAACATATCATTTATCAATCACAAGGCCATGTCTACACATGAATTCAATTTTTTGGAACCTAGATCCATATCCCATACATGAGACTAGATAGATAGCTTGGTGGAATGATGTAATCACTTATACTCTTGAGTTTCTTTGTATCTGTAAGAATCAATTGACATGTTTCTATCACTGATCATACAAGACTGCCACCTTGGAGCATTACCAAGCCACCGCTACTTTAGAATCACAGTCATTTGATTTTGTCATTTAGCTTAGAGTGGCTCAAATTCACACCCAAAAATAGGATGAGATTTGCTACCCACAAAATGATCTCTTATTGTTTGGATTTGGTCTTGTCTAGACTTTCGGTGTGCCTTTTTACCACCCACCTTTTtgtgaatattatattattatcttttagattaattaaaattttaatattccCATTTATCAATTTGTTTGTCTTTGTGTATATagtaaataaacaataataattcaatataaaGGCCTTCAAAGTGATATTTAGCATTGcattttaaataaatgtattctttATCGAGGTGTTTCACTTGGTTCATTGCTAATACATCTGGGGGTTACTAAGATTCATTGTCTATTCTATGGATAAATAGAGACTCATAAGCATCATTTTTGGTTTTGTATCAAAGCTCAAGAAGGTTGAAATTAGATCCATGATTTGAATACCTTTTAGACCTACTCCTTTTCATGACACGTTGTTTTGTTAAGGGGTTGGACTTGTCTCTCTTTCAAGTAAACCCAAATTTAGCATGCTTATCTACTAGAGATTCTCTCAACATTTGGAAAgacaaaaattctattttttaaaGGATTTTTTGCTGATGTTAATGTCTCTCTTTGTACTCTAAAGCTATGATTTTTTGTAATCTTCTTATGTAGGTTTGAGGCACACGATAGAAAATTTGCACTTGAGGTGGCATATTGGCAAGAGATTTTGACCATTAGGGCAACACTCCTTACATTATTTCTAGATTTCCTCTAAAGGATGCCTACAAGGCCACAACTACTTTGCTAGATAAAACTATGGTACCCAGTCCCATGGATTTTAGCCCTTATGAAACAAAGATACTGTTATAAGTGGTTGGTCCCAGTTGTCTTAGTCTCCCTCTACCTCTTCTCACGAGCTTGGTGTTCTTGGTTGGCTCGACTCTAGCAAGGTTCCTTATCTAAACTTGAGCATTTCTCTAGTTCGTGCTCATAATGTTTAGAGGATAATCTTGAGGAAGAGGTTCCACTCATTGGTTAGGATTTAGTTGATGATAATCCTACCCTTGGTGATATTTGAGGGAATCCTAATGATAAAGACCCCTCTCCTAATGGAATTTCTTTAGTTGCTTAGTTTTCGTTTGAGGCATCATTAATTAACTAATGCCCCTATAATTCTATGGGGCTCATTAATTAGAGGTAGattggccctactattctaaaggggggtGGGAGGACCAGAGGGCCATGACCTTCTTTTCTCGGGGGTTATCCtatatcctcccacccaccccatgTGTTGACCTTGGCCCTATGACATGTTCTTGTATAAACCTGGTCTTGTCTAAACTTTGGGTGTGTCTTTTAAccatttttttgtgaattttttattattatatttcaaattaattaaaaattagataTGTTTATTCATTAATGTGTTTATGTTTTTGTGTGTTTatagtaaaaaaataaatataaaggcCTCTGAAATGATATTTATTAGTATCTTTTAAATTAGTCTATTTTACTAGTATATATGGCAAATATTTAAATACAAACTTCTATCTAAATATTActaataattttatatattatattatataaaaaatttaaaattatattttatatggataatttaaaaatactattttttaaatattatatttcaatgtttttccatagactaTAAATTAGGTGATTTGCTTTCacatatcaattcaatttatatatTAATGTCTATGAAAAATTAGATTTCATATGTAGAATTGAAAGAGATATAATGTAAAGAATAAAGGCAAGTGCATAGGCATATCCTAAATATAGTAAATAAAAAGTGAACAATGTAACATAGTAAAATATGATTTGAAGATGATTCTTGAAGGTCTTAATACGATAAAAAAAAATGTGATGTATGTGAAGCCTCAAAGATCACTAACACATCTACTATATGAATTTGAAATTTAcaaaaaaattctttatttataCGATAAAAAAAATATGTGACGTGTGTGAAGCCACAAAGATCACTAAGTTTACGAGGCTTCACACATCTACTATACGAATTTGAAATTTACAAAAAATTCTTTATATCATATAAACTTTAAAGTTTACTAAAAGAATCTCTCCAATAAAATGAAAAGGTAATATAAACCCTTCTAAAAGAAATGCCTCTTAAAAATCAAACAtttgaaatatttaatcttcataaaCGATTAAAAATTATCTTAAAAATATTTACATTTAGAAGGGTAAAAATGCCTCTTAAAATCatctataaaaattaaaacatctcCCACTTTAATCCTCATAAACAAATAAAATTTGTCTAAAATATattctttttttaaaacttttctGAAATTAATGAATTTAAAGAGGTATCTTCCCTTTAAAAAGagcaatagaaaattctttacaagTAAATTAAAGACAAGTCATTTCCCTTTTAATACCTCTTTTTCTTGAGTACTTTTAAATCACCTTTGTAAAATGGAAATCGCCAGGAGCGGGCGGTCGGCAGGTCGAATCTTCGTAGTATGTGGTCAAAATATATGGGTAAACAGATTCACATTCTAGTCAAAGAAGGAGCGTGCTAGTCCACTATTTTCCAATCTTTCTAACGGCTGTATACCAGTGCCCTCCGATTATAACGTGTCAATCTGGCCTACTGTAATGCAAACGGCACATGATTCAGCGAAGCATTCGGAAAAAAGAGGGTCGCCATTTTCACTGGTTTTAATAAAGGCCGCCATTGTTGAGAAGGGGGAGAAAAGAAAGAAGCCAACGAAATGGAGCGGAGGAGGAGGAACGGATGTCTTATAGTGCTGAAATTACTGTTGGTACCTCTGGTGTCTGTGTATTCGCAGAGCTTCGTATACGAAGGTTGCTCACAGGAGATTTATACAGAGGACAGCACTTACGACAACAATTTGCAGTCTTTGCTGGGGACTTTGGTGAGCCAGGCATCCAACACAAAGTACTACAACATCAGTTTAGACACATCCGGCAACGATGCAGTCTACGGGCTCTACCAATGCAGAGGGGACCTCGGCGGCAGAGATTGCCAGAACTGTATACGCAATGCTCAGAGACAAATTGCTCAGGTCTGCGTCAGGACACGCGGTGCTCGAATCCAGATGGACGGCTGTTCTTTGCACTATGATAAGGTTAATTTCTTCGGCCTGGCGGATAATAGCGTTATTTACAAGACCTGCAGCGGGAGTCAAAACGGAGGCACGGACTTTTACGCTCATCTTAACTTAGTCCTGTCGGGCTTACAGACGGGAGGCTTTATTGGCGGTAATGGCTTCCGACTGTCGAATTCTGGAGACTCGAGAACCGGTTATGTTCACGGCCTCGCGCAGTGCGAAGGCGATCTGTCTTTAACGGATTGCGGCACGTGTATGGCTGCGGCTGTGCAGAGGCTCAGGGATGTCTGCGGTAACGCCGTTAGCGGTCAGGTTTATTTGAGCAAGTGTTATGCGCGGTATTCACAGGACGCGTTTTACCGTGACAATTCTTCATCTGGTGAAATAaaagatttaaattattttcagtaattcttagtatttgcatttttttattattatttgaggAATCCTGAATCCTGAATCCTGCTCTGTTCTGTTCTTCCTCTGGTGAAATAaaagatttaaattattttcattaattcttagtatttgcatttttttattattatttgaggAGTCCTAAATCCTGAATCCTAAATCCTGCTCTGTTCTCTTTTTCCTGTGTTGAAATGAAAGATCAAaattattttcattaattcttagtatttgtatttttttattattatttaaggaATCCTGAATCCTGCTCTGTTCTCTTCTTCCTCTGGTGAAATAAAAGATCAAaattattttcattaattcttagtatttgcatttttttattattatttaaggaATCCTGAATTCTGCTCTGTTCTCTTCTTCCTCTGGTGAAATAAAAGATCAAaattattttcattaattcttaGTATTTGCATTTTCCTATTGTTATTTAAGGAATCCTGAATCCTGCTCAATTCCTGCTCTAAGATCAAAATTATTTTCATTAATTGTTAgtatttatatttttctattataATTTAAGGAATCCTGAATTCTGCTCTGTTCTCTTCTTTCTGTTGTTATTATTTAAGGAATCCTGCTCTGTTATCTTCTGTTCATTTTGTAATGTGGCACTTAGAGTTTATGTGCTAAGCTTGTAAAGGTTTGGGTTTTTTTGCAATGTAGATCATCACCATGATGACAACGACGATGACGCCGGAAAGACTGTGGCGATAATTTTAGGGCTTCTGGCTGGAGTGGCGCTCATTGTGGTTTTCCTTTCGTTTCTGAAGCAAATCTTAAAACACGGCAAAGGTAATTAAATTTTACAGTATGACAAAAGAAACCCCTATTTGCAGCCTTTGATGGTGAGGAATCTTAGAGCTGAGTGCACATCTTGCTTTCCATTGTTTGTGCGTTTTCTTTAACAATTCAAGagaatattttcttaaaaaaacaAAAGCTAGGTAAGGTCCATGTGAAAAAAGTTTGAGAGGTGTGTGATTCGTGGTCCATTGCTCAGAGAATGTAAGATTCGTTGCATTTTGTGCGTTTGTTCATCATAGCGTGCAGAGTCTGTACGCATTTTATCAATTTAGTTACTACAAATAAATTAACAGTTTATTTTAGTGTCATTCTAGAAGTAAAGATGTCTAGAAAGGATTTGTGTATTGAGCCTGCAAGTTTTTTTAGGTATGTTTGTTTATACTGATTTTCTGGCACAATATACTTCTGTAAAAAAATAGATCTTTCTCCGACACGTAGCCGTGAAATAGACCGCCATTAGAGACAAATTTGAGCTTGTTATCCTGCTGTCCACATTCATTTTGGCCCTACACCAGATCAATTTCGTATTAAATTAAACTTTACAGGACTTTTTCTTCGTTACTAAGAAATAGAGTCTTCCAGCGTTTTCTACACTGAATCATTGTTCTTTGAAAATATCGTCCGCCCGTGAATTCTGGCTTAGGGTGCTTTCTCACGACATCAATTTGGTCTCCACCTCCACCTGTCTCCATTTTCAAACGCAAGATGCGTGTGAGATTGTAATAATTTAACCAGAAATCATACTTAAACGTCCAAATCTTATCTACGTACAATTTGTCTCTTTCTAACAATTACTTTTCCTTGTATTGCAGGGTAAAATCTGCCCCGATTGACTTTGATCCAGCAGGCGACAATGCACAGCGGAGCCATTCTTTTCCAGCGGTAGAAGACAAATAGAGACATCCTGTCCAAAGTATCTGCataattgatttttattaaatcaTTGATAGCGATATGCATTCGCCTGCCTTAGAAGAAATCACGCCATGATGTCATATGCTGCAAAGCACATGGAGGGAGATCCAAAGCCACATATATTTTTTTGTAGCAGTGATTTTGGGTGTTGTCCATATTTTAGTTTATGTGCAGATGTTGTAATCAGCAAACCAGCAACTTTATGGGCCACTTGTTTCATAAAAGCCTTCCCTTTACCTTTGCTGTACGCTTTCAAAAATAATTATTCTCAATTCTCAATTTCTTTTTGGCTGAGTGCAACTTCATCTTTACCTAATGTAATCTTTTTTAGGTAATGTTCACATTCATAGAGTGCTTAATCGACGTGCATGTACGGATACCAAAACCAGTTGTTTAGTCGTCATTGGATCCTCTTTTTATTTTGTTAAAAGTCATTGTTGCGTGGGACACAGCTAGCTAATGGATAGCTCACCTATCTACTTGATAATTGGAATTGCGTAGAGACCAAAACCTTTTACAAAGGTGGGGCTAGCTGTTTTCTATCGGACCGTTGGTTGAGTCTGGAGATGCTCGTATTGTAACGATATATTTATGGACACCTGGCACCGACTTGAGGCTTATTGGTCTTTAGAAAGGGGTAATATGAATCACTGCATCGGTTCCCAATGGGTGAAGTACAAAGATTACACGTTAGAAAAGGAGGACAAGTACATGCATAGTCTAGGGTagattgtttttttaattttttagcacACCAATTGCATCGGCGCATATGGGGAAAGGACACTCAGTTGTTGAGACGAGAACGTCACCGAGGTAAGGTTTGCTGCAGAGTGGATAGACATTATGTGGCATTCATTTCATTTCCCAAGGAATTAGATACACATGGGTAGTAAGTTGCCATTTCCCTTTTGGATGGGCTTTGCTCTTAGAGAATTAAGTGTGGGTTAGATATAACCATACCAAACCATTGATTTGCATGCACCAACCATTACTTTAGATACGGTTCTATTATCCTTTCTTGATCATTTTACAAATAGGGAAAGAGTATCAATAGTCGTTATAGTTTTAATAATCATTTATTTCTTGTTTATCCAACTTTCAATAACTAatttcaaagaaacaaaaaaaatgataactaaaagtccAATAATAAATTTCATATGTACTAATAGCTGCTCACTTTTTAACATTTCTGGAccataattgacccatttgtgcacGACCACTAGGATATTTGTGCACTACTACGGTATTTGTGCACTACTGCggtatttgtgcataagtattggcaatttcaAGTGCACAGTCATTGGAGCATCTTTAAGTAAGTAttgggtgacactttgaaatgtgtactttttgacacTTGCACAATGGATCCCATTCGTTACTATTTGGAAGCTAGAACAATAACTATAAACAATTAAGTCACATATGAAGACAACAAAGTAAAATCGTCGAAATCTAATGTATCGTTTAGGATTTGTGGATGTGAAAAATTAGCTATAATGGCTATTCTAGGGGTGAAAATTTAATTCAAAGAAATAGTGGCATTGCTCTTCACTTTATCATTAGTCTTGCTTATCAAGGAAATAGTAGATGAGGCAAACTACTTGAATTCTAGTTTTTAGATGTTAGAAATGTTATTTATAAAATTCATGAGAGGATTTTGTTAAGGTTATATTTCATGTATGTTTCACACATTGAGATATGTTTTAAGTCATTTTAGAATATGCCATTTGGGTGATCTATAAACAAGTATCTACCTTTCAACACAATTTTTTTGGAGTGTTATTCTAAAGGTGATCTTATATTCCAATTATCTCATGTGGGTATAATTCTCATTCTTGAAGTTTGTTTTATGTTTGTTCTTGAATGATATGGTAGTTCAACAATAAAAGGTTTTATGGTGCAAGCATAACTTTGACAATTGTAATTCTTTGGATGCAATCTTGGGCATGTGTTGATCCAAATTAAAAATTTGGTGGACAGTAAGTAGCAAAAAAACCTATAAAAGAGATTATGTAAAAAACAATATTAAACAACAAATTTGTAAAAGAGATGCATGCCTTTGTTAAACTACTTCATTATCTTCAAATTTGAATGTTTATACATTTGCATAAAATATCAATAGTCACTACATCCCTTGGACTTTGAAATGAACGGCTAGATGGGGACAAATAACTAACAAAATTGAGAAGTACAAAAAAACTATAGTAAATTTTGTTCCCCAACTTGGCAGGATCATAGCTCCACTTGTTGTGCAGAAATTCTTCTTTTTATCGTTGGAAAGATCTCTAAGAGATCTAGTTTGAGTTTCTTTGAATGTGTTGATCTTCGAGTTTGCACTCTCGGAGACAACCTTATGGGAAGTTTAGTGAATGAGGTACTTAGTGTGCTTCACTAAACAACCTTCTAGATTTCAAAAGCCAACTCTTTGTATATTATGGGGATGGAAAGGGGAAGGAAGAAAGACTCTTGAGAAAACTAATTTAAACGCAGGATGCCAAAAGACTATAAAGATTTAGGAACttgaaacaaaatgaagaaacatACATTTCTATAACCTGGGCACATAATAACATTACTTCTCCATTGATAGAAAGAGAACAAAACATATAAGGTCACTTTGACACATAAAACAATATTTAGATCGTTCTGTGAGATGCATCTATTAACGCTAAATGGGAATACACATTTCTTTATTACTTTCAAATATGActcatttaaattttatatttgttgAATTCAAACAAAATAGCTTCAAATTATAATAATAGATATATATCAATGGAGAGTAACCACTCATGATTCAAGATCA from Cryptomeria japonica chromosome 3, Sugi_1.0, whole genome shotgun sequence harbors:
- the LOC131031013 gene encoding plasmodesmata-located protein 6, producing MERRRRNGCLIVLKLLLVPLVSVYSQSFVYEGCSQEIYTEDSTYDNNLQSLLGTLVSQASNTKYYNISLDTSGNDAVYGLYQCRGDLGGRDCQNCIRNAQRQIAQVCVRTRGARIQMDGCSLHYDKVNFFGLADNSVIYKTCSGSQNGGTDFYAHLNLVLSGLQTGGFIGGNGFRLSNSGDSRTGYVHGLAQCEGDLSLTDCGTCMAAAVQRLRDVCGNAVSGQVYLSKCYARYSQDAFYRDNSSSDHHHDDNDDDAGKTVAIILGLLAGVALIVVFLSFLKQILKHGKG